The following are from one region of the Apostichopus japonicus isolate 1M-3 chromosome 17, ASM3797524v1, whole genome shotgun sequence genome:
- the LOC139954702 gene encoding zinc finger MYM-type protein 1-like, with amino-acid sequence MVSWREKELRVEKGCSISTLVNADVLEKRRYYVRSIAEIIQFIAVNELPLRGDYDITTHNERGLFEKLFQFTLRKDQKLADIAKVMPSNATYRSPEIQNEIIDTLADMVMKDVAKDVNSTSTKRYTLLADGARDKNNVENISVGVRFVKEGKCMESLVRMPHTTELDAEALTEVICSTLEYAGIPLDNVITQCYDGASVMSGDKSGVQRRIQEKIGRQVPYVHCYDHRIHLIVISLVSFIQDIGIYFDQVEMLYNFFRKPQVAALYSGTHIKRVLETRWSGHLQATKAIADNFTKIMEALTAIKLNTSMFDGETIATATGLRQTISDFKFRFLMVFLKELLEVMSPINRMLQARETDLIEAFNLVSATTGELGDLRSDEHFTTFVASAHKLMEAESDEITGPETSRPKRARLPNGRLDDYVITEAIGNRSASASSQQMSKLKATMYEAVDITLSEFRRRFSDNAWLYQATSAASRKSEDFFHHEKLAPLAALGVTVPSEAELSVCKKFLDRSLPVADSSDSNAVLKKVYEQRTAFPDTYNMLADISTFGSSSALCESTFSTEGRIDKPTRRSMLTSRKSNLVMLAFEKKRTEALNLDEFLSIFAQ; translated from the coding sequence ATGGTGTCCTGGAGAGAGAAGGAACTGCGGGTTGAGAAAGGCTGCTCTATTTCCACATTGGTGAACGCAGATGTTCTTGAGAAACGTCGGTACTATGTCCGGTCAATTGCGGAAATCATACAGTTCATTGCTGTGAATGAACTTCCACTCAGAGGAGACTATGATATCACTACCCATAATGAAAGGGGCTTGTTTGAGAAACTTTTCCAGTTTACCTTAAGAAAGGACCAGAAACTTGCTGATATTGCAAAAGTCATGCCGAGTAATGCAACCTATCGATCACCGGAAatccaaaatgaaataatagaCACACTAGCAGATATGGTCATGAAAGATGTTGCTAAAGATGTGAATAGCACATCCACGAAACGATATACACTTCTAGCGGATGGTGCGCGTGATAAGAACAATGTTGAAAACATCTCGGTAGGCGTACGCTTTGTTAAGGAAGGAAAATGCATGGAATCTTTGGTAAGAATGCCCCATACCACAGAGCTAGATGCAGAAGCATTGACGGAAGTGATTTGCAGCACTTTGGAATATGCAGGTATCCCATTGGATAATGTGATTACCCAGTGCTACGATGGGGCGAGTGTTATGAGTGGAGACAAAAGTGGGGTTCAGAGGCGCATACAGGAAAAAATTGGCAGACAAGTGCCATACGTGCACTGCTACGATCACAGAATCCACTTGATAGTCATCAGCCTGGTGTCATTCATACAAGACATTGGCATATATTTTGACCAAGTAGAGATGCTGTATAATTTCTTCAGAAAGCCGCAAGTAGCAGCCTTGTACAGTGGCACACACATCAAGCGTGTTCTCGAGACACGTTGGTCCGGGCACCTCCAAGCAACCAAGGCCATCGCTGATAACTTCACCAAGATAATGGAAGCACTTACTGCCATCAAGCTAAATACATCAATGTTTGATGGGGAGACCATTGCCACTGCTACAGGCCTTCGACAGACGATCTCGGATTTCAAGTTCCGGTTTCTTATGGTGTTCCTAAAAGAACTACTGGAAGTAATGTCGCCGATCAACAGAATGCTGCAGGCACGTGAAACAGACCTGATCGAGGCATTCAACCTGGTGAGTGCTACGACTGGAGAGCTGGGCGATCTGCGGTCAGATGAGCATTTCACAACATTTGTGGCAAGTGCTCATAAGCTAATGGAGGCGGAAAGTGATGAGATTACTGGACCCGAGACATCCCGCCCAAAGCGTGCTAGATTACCCAATGGTCGTCTGGATGATTACGTAATCACGGAAGCTATCGGTAACAGGAGTGCTAGCGCATCTTCTCAACAAATGTCCAAATTAAAAGCCACCATGTATGAAGCAGTTGACATAACACTGTCGGAATTCAGACGGCGCTTCAGTGACAATGCATGGCTCTATCAAGCAACTTCCGCTGCGAGCCGAAAGTCCGAAGATTTCTTTCATCACGAAAAGTTAGCCCCGTTGGCAGCGCTCGGTGTTACAGTACCATCTGAAGCCGAACTttccgtgtgcaagaaattccTTGATCGCAGCCTTCCTGTTGCAGACTCGAGCGACTCTAATGCTGTACTCAAGAAAGTGTATGAGCAGAGAACTGCTTTCCCAGATACCTACAACATGTTGGCAGACATCTCAACGTTTGGAAGTAGCAGTGCTCTCTGTGAGAGTACTTTCTCTACAGAGGGCAGGATTGATAAACCTACACGTCGCTCAATGCTCACAAGCCGGAAAAGTAACTTGGTCATGCTTGCATTCGAGAAAAAGAGAACAGAGGCCTTGAACCTGGATGAATTTTTGAGCATATTTGCACAGTAG
- the LOC139984714 gene encoding uncharacterized protein, which translates to MTSLCISQSTLLKSWQPTEGRTPIARLPFSTTPVQRKPEVIVTRIHPNIPAEEILQEIQSQGYKAKACRRFSRKGTDTPIWKVAVTLSTTAECKDLVFNGITILASRYNIEHVKDTKAAIQCHNCQKFGHYASSCTNPKTCLRCGGTHSLAECTTPREQPNCANCNQQHIASYKGCPSYLKTAKQQQLKSTRNPASSPRSNMINNQEDIIKQLQDQHNKQLIEINLKHQREIADLKAKHDTLLKKTHEDNAAFFHQMREHTTKQIEIIKEDISYFTADILMTIATSGTKEPDQDTHLHSIITQKMKSHLCLIISKETLRAKISKRSMDKLTSTNSHKKH; encoded by the coding sequence atgacaagtctatgtatctCACAGTCCACGCTCCTGAAATCATGGCAACCAACAGAAGGCCGTACACCAATCGCCAGACTACCGTTCTCCACAACTCCAGTTCAGAGAAAACCAGAAGTCATCGTGACTCGCATCCACCCCAACATCCCAGCAGAAGAGATCCTCCAGGAGATCCAAAGCCAGGGTTACAAGGCCAAAGCTTGTAGACGATTTTCCCGCAAAGGCACCGATACACCGATTTGGAAAGTGGCTGTCACACTCTCCACCACGGCAGAATGTAAAGACCTCGTGTTTAATGGCATCACCATCCTCGCAAGCAGATACAACATTGAGCACGTAAAGGACACCAAAGCTGCCATCCAGTGCCACAACTGCCAGAAATTTGGGCACTACGCCTCATCATGTACGAACCCCAAGACTTGTCTACGTTGCGGAGGTACGCACAGTCTTGCAGAGTGCACAACACCTCGTGAACAGCCAAATTGCGCAAATTGCAATCAACAACACATTGCCAGTTACAAAGGATGTCCCAGCTATCTCAAAACAGCCAAGCAACAACAACTGAAGTCAACGAGAAACCCGGCCTCCTCTCCACGCTCCAACATGATAAACAACCAAGAAGATATCATCAAACAACTGCAAGACCAACATAATAAACAACTCATAGAAATCAACCTGAAACACCAACGAGAGATAGCAGACCTGAAAGCCAAGCACGACACCTTACTGAAGAAAACGCATGAGGACAACGCTGCGTTCTTCCACCAAATGCGAGAACACACCACCAAACAGATAGAGATCATCAAAGAAGACATCTCCTACTTCACCGCCGACATACTCATGACCATCGCCACATCAGGGACCAAAGAACCAGACCAGGATACTCACCTACACTCCATCATCACTCAGAAAATGAAGTCGCATCTTTGTCTCATCATCTCCAAGGAAACTCTCCGGGCCAAAATTAGCAAAAGATCGATGGATAAACTCACCTCCACCAACTCCCACAAGAAACATTAA